A stretch of the Nicotiana tabacum cultivar K326 chromosome 6, ASM71507v2, whole genome shotgun sequence genome encodes the following:
- the LOC107760883 gene encoding putative U3 small nucleolar RNA-associated protein 11 yields MSSFKNAIPRRAHKERAQPQARKKFGLLEKHKDYVVRATAYHKKEQALQKLKEKAAFRNPDEFYFKMVKTKTVDGVHRLESQVNKYTPEELMLMKTQDIGYILQKVQTEKKKIEKLTATLHSLDNQPSNRRVYYAEDREEAEELASKASERSNFAASENLPSSIRRKTAASYRELEARKGRVRDLEKLYMDMAIQKELQKSGRKRKLREEELVNPTTKPVYKWRQERKR; encoded by the exons ATGTCATCGTTCAAGAATGCTATTCCTAGACGAGCTCATAAGGAGCGAGCTCAGCC ACAAGCTAGGAAAAAATTTGGGTTGCTCGAGAAACACAAAGATTATGTGGTGCGGGCGACAGCATACCACAAAAAGGAGCAAGCTTTACAG AAACTCAAGGAAAAAGCAGCATTTCGAAATCCAGATGAGTTCTACTTCAAGATGGTTAAAACAAAAACTGTGGATGGAGTTCATAGATTGGA GAGTCAAGTAAATAAATACACTCCAGAGGAACTCATGTTAATGAAGACTCAGGATATAGGCTATATTTTACAAAAAGTTCAGACTGAGAAAAAG aaaattgaaaagttaaCTGCCACACTGCACTCTCTTGATAATCAGCCATCAAATAGACGTGTCTACTATGCCGAAGACAG GGAGGAGGCAGAAGAGCTAGCGTCTAAAGCGTCAGAACGCAGTAATTTTGCTGCTTCTGAGAACTTGCCTAGTAGTATTAGAAG GAAGACAGCTGCCTCCTATAGAGAGTTGGAAGCAAGAAAGGGCAGAGTGAGAGATCTAGAAAAACTGTATATGGATATGGCGATTCAGAAAGAATTACAG AAATCAGGAAGGAAACGCAAGCTTCGTGAAGAGGAGCTTGTGAACCCAACAACCAAACCTGTCTACAAGTGGAGACAAGAACGAAAACGATGA